The nucleotide sequence GACGGTGGTGACGCCCAGTTCCCGCTGGAGACGCTTGAGGAAGGTGCGGGCCTCCAGCCGCAGCCGGGCGTCGAGGTTGGACAGCGGTTCGTCGAGCAGGAACACCTGCGGGTGGCAGGCCATCGCCCGGGCCAGGGCGACGCGCTGCTGCTGGCCGCCGGACAGCTGCCCGGGCCGGCGCTCCAGCAGCCCGGACAGGCCGAGCTCGTCGGCGGTGTCGGCGGCCTTGCTGCCCCGGCTGCGCCGGTCGACCTTCTTGATCCGCAGGGGGTAGGCGATGTTGTCCCGCACGGTCATGTGCGGGAACAGCGCGTAGTCCTGGAAGACCATGGCCACGTCGCGCTTGCCCGGCGGCAGGTTGGTGACGTCGCGCTCGCCGATCCGCACGTTGCCGCCGGAGGCGACCTCCAGGCCGGCGATGGTGCGCAGCAGGGTCGTCTTGCCGCAACCGGACGGCCCGAGCAGGGCGAAGAACTCGCCGTCGGCGATCTCCAGGTCGAGGGCGTCCAGGGCGCGTACCCCGCCGGGGTAGACCTTGGTCAGCTCGCGCATCGTGATGGCGGACATCAGCGCTTGATCCCTCCGTGGAAGCGGAACCCGTACCGGCTGCTGACGAAGACGAACATGAGCGCCACCGGCAGCGAGTAGAGCAGGGAGAAGGTGGAGAGCAGCCGCAGGTCGGCCTGCCCGCCCTCGGTGTAGAGCGTGTACATGATCACTGCGGCGGGTGCCTTGTCCGGCCCGCGCAGCAGCAGGAACGGCACGAGGAAGTTGCCCCAGACGTTGGCCACGGCCCAGACCCCGACGGTGGCCAGGCCCGGGCGGACCAGCGGCACCACGATGTGCCGCATGATCTGCAACGGGCTGGCGCCGAAGACCCGGGCCGACTCCTCGTAGGACGTCGGGGTGGAGTCCATGAAGTCCTTGAGGATGAAGATGGCCGCCGGCAGCAGCCCGCCGCTGAGGATGAGGATGACGCCCAGCCGGGAGTCGATGAGGTTGAGCCGGAAGGCCAGCTCGAACAGCGGCACCATGGTGGCGGTGCCGGTGACGATCGACGACAGCAGCAGCAGGCCGTAGAGCAGCGCGTCGCGGCCCGGTACCCGGACCCGGCTCAGCGCGTACGCGGCGAGCGCCGCGAACGTCACCACGAGCAGGGCGGTGCCGGCCGCCAGGTAGACCGAGTTGAGCAGCGAACTCAGCGCGTACGGGTTGTCGAGCAGCGCGCGGAAGTTGTCCAGGGTGAACCGCGGCAGCGAGGCCGTGACGGTCGGGGTGTCGTCGAACGGGGCGGTGGCCAGCCACAGCAGCGGCAGCGCGAAGAAGCCCAGCACGAGGCAGAGGAACGTGTAGCGGCCGACCTGGGCGAGCACGTGGCGTACGGCGACCGTGGACCGGGCCGCCTCGGTGGTGGGCGCGGGCGCCGTGTCGGTGGTCACGCCGACTCCTTCCGCCGGCCCAGCATGCGCAGGTAGATCAGCGCGATGACCAGGTTGATCAGCAGCATGACGAACGAGATGGCGGCGCCGAAGCCCAGCTCACCGCCGGAGAGCGCCACCTTGTAGACGTAGACCGGCAGGATCTCGGAGCGCTGCTCGGGCCCGCCCGCGGTGATGAGGAACGGCGCGAAGTCGTTGAACGTCCACAGGCTGATCAGCAGCAGGTTGGTCAGCACGTGCCCGCGGATGCGCGGGAACACCACGTCGCGCAGCTGCTGCCAGGTCGAGGCGCCGGCCAGCCGGGCGGTCTCCAGGTGCGAGCGCGGGACGTTCTCCAGCGCGGCGGCGTAGAGCATCATCGAGAACGCCGTGCCGCGCCAGGTGTTGAAGACGATGATCGACAGCATCGGGTGGTCCAGCAGCCACGCCGTCCCGGGGATGCCGAGCAGCGCGTTGAGCGTGCCGGCGTCGCGGTCCAGCAGGGCGATCCACAGGAACGCGACCACCGAGCTGGGCAGGATCCAGGACAGCAGGACGAACCCCTCGACCACCCGGCGCAACGGGCCGCGCCGGTCGCGCAGCGCGAACGCGATGGCGAAGCCGAGCCCGGCCTGGCCGATCACCGCCGAGCCGAGCACGAACTGCAGGGTCAGCAGCAGGGAGGTGCGGAACCGCTCGTCGCCGAGGGCGCGGGTGTAGTTGTCCAGGCCCACGACCTCGGGGTGGGCGGCCGCCAGGCCGGTCAGCCGGTAGTTGGTCACGCCCAGGTAGATGGTCCAGGCGGCCGGCACCACGAGGAAGACCAGGATGAGCACCATGGCCGGGACGAGGAAACCGGTGGCCCGGGCCCGGCCGAGGCCGGCGGCGTCGGGGGCCGGGGAGGCGCCCGGAACCGGGCGCACTCCCTCGACCACCTCGTCAGGAGGTGACGTTACCTGGACCACCGACGAACCCTTCGACCTTCTTCTGGTACGCGGCGGCCGCCTCGTCGGCGCTCTTGCCCGCCGTGGCGGCGGCGGTCGCCTCTTGGAGCGCCACCGACACCTGCGGGTACACCGCGAGCGGCGGCCGGTACGCGGTGAGCGGCAGCACCTTCTCGGCGACGAAGTTGAGCATCGGGTCGGCGGCGAGGACCTCCTTGTTGACGTCCGTCCGCGCGGTGATCCGGGCGGCGCCGGCGAGTTCCGCCTTGACCGCCTCCGCCGAGGACATGAACGCCAGAAGCTCCCACGCCTGGGCGGGGAACTTGGAGTTGGGATTGAGCACCCGGACGCCGCCGCCGGACATGCTGACGAAGTCCTGGCCGCGGATGCCGGCGCCGGGCTGCTTGGCGGGGATCATCGCGTACCCGACGGTGGTGTCCCGGTCGGCCATCTTGGCGATGCCGTCCTTCGGGTTCACGACGCTGCGCCAGAAGTAGTCGCCCTCGCCGAGGATGCCGATCTTGCCGGCGGCGAACTCGGCGAACGACTTGTCCCGCCCCTTGGCCTCCTGCTGGAGCTTCGGGTCGCCCAGGCCGCCACCGTAGATCTTGGTGTAGAAGTCGAGCATGTCCTTGACCGGCTGGGTGGCGCCGGCCCACTTGCCGTCCTTGTAGATCTCGCCGCCCGCGCCGACCAGCAGCGGCAGGGCGCCCTGCATGGAGGTGGCCTCGCCCATCGCGGTGCCGGCGTTGATCTGGATCGGCGTCACCCCGGGCAGCGCCTTGAGCTTCGCGCCGGCGTCGAGGATCTCCTGCCAGCTCTTCGGCTGCCAGTCGGCGGGCAGGCCGGCCCGGGCGAACAGCTTCTTGTTGTAGTAGAGGACCCGGCCGTCGGTGCCGAGCGGGACGCCGTAGCGCTTGTCCTCGAACGAGCCGAGACCCTGCACGGTCTCCGGGATCTGGGACCAGCCCTCCCAGGAGTCGACCTGGTTTCCGGCGATGTCGGACAGCGGCTTGAGGTAGCCGGCCTGGACGAACTCACCGACCCAGATGCCGTCCACGGCGATCACGTCGGCGCCGCCCTTGGAGCGCAGGTCGAGGGCCAGCTTGGTCTTGTACTGCTCGTCGTCGACGCCGCTGGGCACGAACGTCACCTTGGCGGTGACGCCCTTGGCCTTCTGCGCCTCGACGAACTTGGGGATGACCCATTTCTCGATCCACTCCGCGCCCGCGGAGTTCTTCCCGCCGACGATCGAGTTGGCGGAGATGGTGAGGGTGATGTTCTTGGCGTCCTTGCCGGCGGGCTCGTCCGAGCCACCGCAGGCGGTGGCGGCGAGGGCGACGGCGGTGAACGCGGCGAGCACGCCGGCGGCGCGTCTCGGCTTGGCTGACATGGGCTGTTTCCCTTCGCAAGGAGGAACTTCGAAGAGACTCACGGGTCGCCCCGTCGGCCGCAGGTCCGCCGCCGGCGGTGCTTGCGGCCACAATGTCATGACAGCCTGACGACGTAAATACCTGTCACTGAAATGAGCGCGAAACATCCACCGTCACCGCTCGGCGACGGTCACCTCGAGGGAGTAGCGGCTGGCCCGGTAGATGTGCGCGCCGTGCTCGACGTAGCGGCCCTGGTCGTCGTAGGCGGTACGGGTCATGGTGAGCAGCGGTGCGCCGCGCCGCTCGCCGAGCATCTGCGCCTCGGCAGCGGTGGCTGCCCGGGCGCCGATCCGCTGGCTGGCGCCCCGGATCCGCCGTCCTCCGGCGCGGAGGATCGCGTAGAGACCGTCGGCCTGCAACGCCGCCATGGTGATCCGTGGCAGGTCGACCGGGAGCCAGTTCTCCATGAGCGCCAGGGGCTCCCCGTCGGAGAAGCGCAGCCGGCGCAGGTGCTGCACCTCGCCGCCGGGTGGCACGCCGAGCGCCGCGGCGACCGCCGGTGGGCAGGCCACGGTGGCCAGTTCCAGCACCGAGGTGGACGGCCGCTGGCCGGCCCGGACCAGGTCGTCGTGCAGGCTGGTGAGCTCGACGGCCCGCCGGACCTCACCGCGGACGACCTGGGTGCCCACGCCGCGCCGGCGGATGATCAGTCCCTTGTCGACGAGATGCTGGATGGCCTGCCGCACAGTGGGCCGGGACAGCCCCAGCCGGTCGGCAAGCTGCAACTCGCTGTCCAGGCGGTCGCCCGGGGCCAGCTCACCGCGCTGGATCGCCGCGGCGAACTGCTCCGCGACCTGGAAGTAGAGCGGGACCGGGCTGCTGCGGTCGACCGCGATCTCGGGACCGGTCACGGAAACCTCCTCGCTGCGGCTGAGCGGGATCGGGCGTGCTGATGCGCGCCACTGTACCGAAGCGATCACGGAGCGCAGAGCACGGATGTCATGACAACACATTGACACAACTCGTAGAGCACTGTTACCAATCAGGGACGGAATCGAGCTGGCGGACACGCCGACGCCGGCCGGGACGGAGGGCGCCGCATGCTCGATGTGCTCACCATCGGCCGGGTCGGGGTGGACATCTATCCGTTGCAGGTCGCCACGCCGCTGGCCGAGGTCGAGACGTTCGGCCGGTTCCTCGGCGGCAGCCCCACCAACGTGGCGGTCGCGGCCAGCCGGCAGGGCCTGCGCGCCGGGCTGATCACCCGCACCGGGGCCGACGCCTTCGCGAGCTACGTGCACCGGGCGCTGCGCGAGTTCGGTGTGGACGACAGCCAGGTCCACCCCGTCGAGGGGCTGCCCACCCCGATCACCTTCTGCGAGATCTTCCCGCCGGACCACTTCCCGCTGTGGTTCTACCGCACCCCCACGGCACCGGACCTCCAGATCCGCCCCGAGGAGCTGGACCTCGACGCCATCACCTCGGCCCGCGTCTTCTGGCTCACCGGCACGGGCCTGTGCCAGCAGCCCAGCCGCGACGCGCACACCGCCGCGCTCGCCGCCCGGGCCGGTCGCCCGCACACCGTGCTGGACCTGGACTACCGGCCGATGTTCTGGCCCGACCCGGCGGCCGCGACCGCGGCCGTCGCCGAGGCGCTGCCCCGGGTCACCGTCGCCGTCGGCAACCTCGACGAGGTGGAGATCGCGGTCGGCACCCGCGACCCGGACCGGGCCGCCGACCTGCTGCTCGAACGCGGCCCCCGGCTCGCCGTGGTCAAGCTCGGCCCGGCGGGCGTGCTGGCCCGCACGGCCGAGCAGAGCGTACGGGTGCCGCCGGTGCCGGTGGACGTGGTCAACGGCCTGGGCGCCGGCGACGCGTTCGGCGGCGCGCTCTGCCTAGGGCTGCTGCGCGGCTGGCCGCTGGAGCGGACCATGCGCTTCGCCAACGCCGCCGGTGCGATCGTCGCCTCCCGACTGGCCTGCTCCGCCGCCATGCCCGACTACGCCGAGACCGCGGCGCTGGCCGGGGACGCCGCGTCGCCGCCCGCGCCGCCGACCGCCGTCCTGACAGGAGAAGACCGGTGAGCACCGAGTACGACGCGCTGACCCGCACCCGCGCGCACCGGCCGCAGGCCATCGCCGAAGCCGCCGCCCGCCGTACCCGCCGGCCCTGGCCCGAACCCGGCCGGCCGCTGTTCGTCATCGCCGCCGACCACCCGGCCCGCGGCGCCCTCGGGGTGCGGGACCGGCCCATGGCCATGGCCGGCCGGGCGGACCTGCTCGACCGGCTGCGGGTGGCGCTCTCCCGGCCCGGCGTCGACGGCGTGCTCGGCACCCCCGACATCCTGGAGGACCTGCTGCTGCTCGGTGCGCTGGAGAACCGCCTGGCCATCGGCTCGATGAACCGCGGCGGGCTCTCCGGGGCCGCCTTCGAACTCGACGACCGGTTCACCGCCTACGACGCCGACAGCATCGCCGCCATGCGCTACGACGGCGGCAAGATGCTCTGCCGCATCGACCCGGACGACCCGGCGACCGCCTCGACCCTGCAGGCCTGTGCCCGGGCGGTCACCGCGCTCGCCGCGCACCGCACCGTGGCCCTCGTGGAACCGCTCTGGGTGGCCCGCGAGGGCGGCCGGGTCAGTGCCGACCTGCGCCCCGAGGCCGTCATCAAGGGGGTCAGCGTCGGGCAGGCGCTCGGCGCGACCAGCGCGTACACCTGGTTGAAGCTGCCGGCCGTCGACGAGATGGAGCGGGTGATGGCCGCGACCACGCTGCCGGTCCTGCTC is from Micromonospora terminaliae and encodes:
- a CDS encoding carbohydrate ABC transporter permease; translated protein: MTTDTAPAPTTEAARSTVAVRHVLAQVGRYTFLCLVLGFFALPLLWLATAPFDDTPTVTASLPRFTLDNFRALLDNPYALSSLLNSVYLAAGTALLVVTFAALAAYALSRVRVPGRDALLYGLLLLSSIVTGTATMVPLFELAFRLNLIDSRLGVILILSGGLLPAAIFILKDFMDSTPTSYEESARVFGASPLQIMRHIVVPLVRPGLATVGVWAVANVWGNFLVPFLLLRGPDKAPAAVIMYTLYTEGGQADLRLLSTFSLLYSLPVALMFVFVSSRYGFRFHGGIKR
- a CDS encoding carbohydrate ABC transporter permease yields the protein MVQVTSPPDEVVEGVRPVPGASPAPDAAGLGRARATGFLVPAMVLILVFLVVPAAWTIYLGVTNYRLTGLAAAHPEVVGLDNYTRALGDERFRTSLLLTLQFVLGSAVIGQAGLGFAIAFALRDRRGPLRRVVEGFVLLSWILPSSVVAFLWIALLDRDAGTLNALLGIPGTAWLLDHPMLSIIVFNTWRGTAFSMMLYAAALENVPRSHLETARLAGASTWQQLRDVVFPRIRGHVLTNLLLISLWTFNDFAPFLITAGGPEQRSEILPVYVYKVALSGGELGFGAAISFVMLLINLVIALIYLRMLGRRKESA
- a CDS encoding extracellular solute-binding protein — protein: MSAKPRRAAGVLAAFTAVALAATACGGSDEPAGKDAKNITLTISANSIVGGKNSAGAEWIEKWVIPKFVEAQKAKGVTAKVTFVPSGVDDEQYKTKLALDLRSKGGADVIAVDGIWVGEFVQAGYLKPLSDIAGNQVDSWEGWSQIPETVQGLGSFEDKRYGVPLGTDGRVLYYNKKLFARAGLPADWQPKSWQEILDAGAKLKALPGVTPIQINAGTAMGEATSMQGALPLLVGAGGEIYKDGKWAGATQPVKDMLDFYTKIYGGGLGDPKLQQEAKGRDKSFAEFAAGKIGILGEGDYFWRSVVNPKDGIAKMADRDTTVGYAMIPAKQPGAGIRGQDFVSMSGGGVRVLNPNSKFPAQAWELLAFMSSAEAVKAELAGAARITARTDVNKEVLAADPMLNFVAEKVLPLTAYRPPLAVYPQVSVALQEATAAATAGKSADEAAAAYQKKVEGFVGGPGNVTS
- a CDS encoding GntR family transcriptional regulator: MTGPEIAVDRSSPVPLYFQVAEQFAAAIQRGELAPGDRLDSELQLADRLGLSRPTVRQAIQHLVDKGLIIRRRGVGTQVVRGEVRRAVELTSLHDDLVRAGQRPSTSVLELATVACPPAVAAALGVPPGGEVQHLRRLRFSDGEPLALMENWLPVDLPRITMAALQADGLYAILRAGGRRIRGASQRIGARAATAAEAQMLGERRGAPLLTMTRTAYDDQGRYVEHGAHIYRASRYSLEVTVAER
- the iolC gene encoding 5-dehydro-2-deoxygluconokinase, which translates into the protein MLDVLTIGRVGVDIYPLQVATPLAEVETFGRFLGGSPTNVAVAASRQGLRAGLITRTGADAFASYVHRALREFGVDDSQVHPVEGLPTPITFCEIFPPDHFPLWFYRTPTAPDLQIRPEELDLDAITSARVFWLTGTGLCQQPSRDAHTAALAARAGRPHTVLDLDYRPMFWPDPAAATAAVAEALPRVTVAVGNLDEVEIAVGTRDPDRAADLLLERGPRLAVVKLGPAGVLARTAEQSVRVPPVPVDVVNGLGAGDAFGGALCLGLLRGWPLERTMRFANAAGAIVASRLACSAAMPDYAETAALAGDAASPPAPPTAVLTGEDR
- a CDS encoding Cgl0159 family (beta/alpha)8-fold protein, translating into MSTEYDALTRTRAHRPQAIAEAAARRTRRPWPEPGRPLFVIAADHPARGALGVRDRPMAMAGRADLLDRLRVALSRPGVDGVLGTPDILEDLLLLGALENRLAIGSMNRGGLSGAAFELDDRFTAYDADSIAAMRYDGGKMLCRIDPDDPATASTLQACARAVTALAAHRTVALVEPLWVAREGGRVSADLRPEAVIKGVSVGQALGATSAYTWLKLPAVDEMERVMAATTLPVLLLGGDPVEAPDVVYARWARALRLPGVRGLVVGRALLYPPDDDVAAAVDLAGSLLPTGQDA